A part of Aestuariirhabdus haliotis genomic DNA contains:
- a CDS encoding transglutaminase-like domain-containing protein, translating to MTPCKDYLLETPMLDFSNPDIQSLIARQGWQKLAEYDAIGAIYTYVRDDILFGYNADDRLSASQVLRDGYGQCNTKGTLLMALLRAVGIATRLHGFTIFNELQRGAIPEYLFVLAPKRIIHSWVEVYYEGRWINLEGYIIDRAYLNRVQQGLGEVQNGLGGQCAQFSGYGIATPCLANPEVDWRGKDTYIQREGIADDFGVYAQPDDFYGSQGSNLSGLRKVLYQYVFRYLINFNVNRIRAKGLHKPVNDAIA from the coding sequence ATGACACCCTGTAAGGATTATTTGCTAGAAACCCCTATGCTGGATTTTTCCAATCCCGATATTCAATCACTCATTGCCCGGCAAGGTTGGCAAAAACTGGCAGAGTACGATGCGATTGGCGCCATCTACACCTATGTGCGTGATGACATTCTCTTTGGTTACAATGCAGACGACCGCTTGTCAGCCAGCCAGGTTCTCCGTGATGGCTATGGCCAGTGCAATACCAAGGGTACGCTGCTGATGGCTCTTTTACGCGCTGTGGGCATTGCGACTCGATTGCATGGCTTTACCATCTTTAACGAATTGCAGCGGGGAGCGATTCCCGAGTATCTGTTTGTGCTGGCACCAAAGCGAATTATTCATAGCTGGGTCGAGGTTTATTATGAGGGTCGGTGGATCAACCTTGAAGGCTATATTATCGACCGTGCCTACCTTAACCGAGTGCAGCAAGGTTTAGGTGAGGTGCAAAATGGCCTGGGCGGTCAATGTGCACAGTTCTCAGGTTATGGTATTGCAACCCCCTGTCTTGCCAACCCCGAAGTGGACTGGCGCGGAAAAGATACCTACATCCAACGTGAAGGGATTGCGGATGACTTTGGTGTCTACGCCCAACCCGATGACTTTTATGGCAGCCAGGGGAGCAACCTGTCGGGCCTGAGGAAAGTGCTGTACCAATATGTATTTCGCTACTTGATCAATTTTAATGTGAATCGTATTCGTGCCAAAGGTTTGCACAAACCGGTCAACGACGCTATCGCCTGA
- a CDS encoding UTRA domain-containing protein produces MTSLHPVYLQVRDQLWHWVTSTNLPSQARLPAERELAQRFNTTRVTLRQALGQLEAEGRIYRSNRRGWFVTPARLSYEPSRDLGFNHYVTEQGFVPDTETLSKTLTEAPRWLAERSSISVGEPIYHILRRRFVSGRCVLVEHNYVNPEKCPGLLQQDTDQSLWGILRDAYQLVPAEREIEVCSQALGAEEAGILNVHQGSTGLYLERLCYDESGEFMEFDREYWLHDAIKLRVKISG; encoded by the coding sequence ATGACTAGTCTGCATCCCGTCTACCTTCAGGTTCGTGATCAACTGTGGCACTGGGTAACCTCCACCAATTTGCCCAGCCAGGCCCGGTTGCCGGCCGAGCGGGAACTGGCCCAGCGGTTTAATACCACACGGGTGACTTTACGACAGGCGCTCGGTCAGTTAGAGGCCGAGGGGCGCATCTATCGCTCGAACCGGCGCGGCTGGTTTGTGACACCGGCTCGGTTAAGTTACGAACCCAGTCGGGATCTGGGATTTAATCATTATGTGACCGAGCAGGGATTTGTACCCGATACCGAAACCCTGTCCAAAACCCTCACGGAAGCGCCTCGCTGGTTGGCGGAACGTTCGTCGATCTCTGTAGGTGAGCCGATCTACCATATTTTGCGGCGCCGTTTCGTCAGTGGTCGTTGTGTGCTGGTGGAGCATAACTACGTTAATCCGGAAAAGTGTCCGGGCTTACTGCAACAGGACACCGATCAGTCGTTGTGGGGGATATTGCGCGATGCCTATCAGCTGGTGCCGGCGGAGCGTGAAATTGAAGTCTGCTCCCAGGCCCTGGGGGCAGAAGAAGCGGGTATTCTTAATGTTCATCAAGGCAGCACGGGTCTCTATCTTGAACGACTGTGTTATGACGAAAGCGGTGAGTTTATGGAGTTCGACCGCGAGTACTGGCTGCATGATGCCATCAAACTGCGGGTAAAAATTTCGGGTTAG